aaaagaATAGAAAAGTATATTTGTTTAGGCTGTTTTTATACACACTCTAATATGccttttcaacttatttttcagAGGTTATAGAGTAAAAGTCACTGTTAATAAAAGAAGTCACGAGATAGCAGAGTCAAACATTGAAAATGCTATTGTTCCTGGAGAATGCTATTCCCAGGTGAGATGTTTATGTTAGAACTTAACTACATTGAAACATGAGATGACTAAACAGATAACGATAAGATTCATGTATAATGCATTTTAGTTTATGTTGTAATCAAGATTGTGATACAGAGTATTGTTCATGTGTGTATCCTTATTTTACAGGTGAAGACCGGTTTCCTTCTCTTGtttctgaaaaagaaaagccCACGTCAATCTTGGGAGAGCACTATCCGAGCTGGACATCTGTAACTATAGTGAAAAACTGCATCAAATGAAACGTTGGCTCCACAGATGGCAATGTGTTTACAATGTAGAATACACGCACTTTTGTTCGTTATTAGGCCTGGCTCACGCAACAAGGCGAAATGACCAAATACTTCGTTTTAATCGGCCTGATTTCGCCCTGTCATTGTCAATTAAACAAAACCGATATCGCCTTTTAAAAATAGTAGTGGTCACTTAGTATACAGTCATGGataaatgttaaataacttGAAGAAAGTTACATTTGAACGCCTCTTCTAGTGTCAGTTGCAATTATCTGTCAAGCGAGTCTCTGGAAAACCCCCCAATCTATTCCTTGACACATTACCCTGCGACATGGTTAAAGATAGCTAATCCCAGACCACGCCTTAGTGCCTAGCgctaaaagtaaaatatactaGTGGCTGTTGAAGCGGATCTTTTAGCACCGGTAGTTCTATTATTTATTTCgtatacatacaataaatatttaaaactctTTAATTTGCTCAATGAAACCTCGTTTAAAACCATTTCTTTGCACGCTAAAATAATATTGTCACTTGATCATAAATGGTGATACTGTTTATTACAGTTTTCAGaaacaagttttgttttgttaatatatttacacAATCTCGTGGAATTGATCATTGTCAAGTTTCACTTAAAAAGacacaaataaattattattctgCATTAGGGGATcgcttttatattaaaaaaggtgtgggggggggggggggggggggggggttctacaGGAATATTGAAATTATCAAATCAACTCTTTCAAGAGGCTGTCCAGACTATTCTAAACCGTGTGATCGTAAGCCCataaataatgtacatactTAAAACTGTTGTGTATACCTAGGATCTATAAAAGGAATGTACAAGAACTAGTCATATAACTAATTAAAGATAAACTAAAACGTCGTAATAAGAATTTCAGGCAATGTAGGATTCATAACTCCTCTCAAACAAACGGTTAGCTTAGTTCTTGCATACAGTTatacagtttaatttttttttttttttaaggaacaCCATAAAGCTCTAAAGTGTTTAAATCGCTCTctgataaatttaaaaagttttatgaCTGATGAAAATGAAATTGCAATAGCTCTGGACAAATACTGCTATTTAGGTTTTGAAGTCAGAAAATCCTATCTTAATACTAATTGTTTGACAGTGCAACAGACATAACTGTTAGTTAATAGTTTTCTTTCttatattgttatgtttatagATATAGctcaatatatttgatactgtACATTGCATTGTTACACGTTTGTCGTTTCATTATAACATACATAAACTTTGTCAATAAAAATGCAGGAAACTATTCCTTGTGACGTGTTTGATGTGGTGTAATATGAGGGGAGATTATATGATTGGGTGAATCGAAATCATCAAAAATTAGGGAATTGAGGTATTCGCTAAAAGATTGAGTAGAAAGTTATATTGCATTGTCATGattacaaacaaaatgaatgcaatttaaaatggcTCGGAAAAGAGATGTATCTATACGTACTTGTTTAAAGAACATTAGCGAGTCGTTTCTTTAAATAGTTTTCATTTACgagaaatacaaatatattaaattcaaACTTAGATAAAACTTTGCCAATATGTTACATTATTGAGGTGTATACTTTAAATTTGGCAGGTTATCTAAATACAAATCCAAATATTACGATATATGATGTGGTAATATGTAAGTCCGTGGTATCAAACTGAACATTGCAACAGGACCCACTGAAAGAGATGGGTACCTAAACCTATAGTACAACACGTAGTATCAAACTGAACATTGCAACAGGACCCACTGAAAGAGATGGATATTTAAACCTATAGTACAACACGTGTTATCGAACTGAACATTGCAACAGGACCCACTGAAAGAGATGGGTACCCAAACCTATAGTACAACACGTGGTATCGAACTGAACATTGCAACAGGACCCACTGAAAGAGATGGGTACCTAAACCTCTAGTACAACACGTGGTATCGAACTGAACATTGCAACAAGACCCACTGAAAGAGATGGGTACCTAAACCAATAGTACAACACGTGGTATCGAACTGAACATTGCAACAGGACCCACTAAAAGAGATGGATACCTAAACCTATAGTACAACACGTGGTATCGAACTGAACATTGCAACAGGACCCACTGAAAGAGATGGGTATTTAAACCTATAGAACAACACGTTGTATCAAACTGAATATTGCAACAGGACCCACTAAAAGAGATGGGTACCTAAACCTATAGTACAACACGTGGTATCAAACTGAACATTGGAACAGGACCCACTGAAAGAGATGGGTATTTAAACCTATAGAACAACACGTGGTATCAAATTGAATATTGCAACAGGACCCACTAAAAGAGATGGGTACCTAAACCTATAGGACAACACGTGGTATCAAACTGAACATTGCAACAGGACCCACTAAAAGAGATGGGTATTTAAATCTATAGAACAACACGTGGTATCAAACTGAACATTGCAACAGGACCCACTGAAAGAGATGGGTACCTAAACCTATAGTACAACACGTGGTATCAAACTGAACATTGTAACAGGACCCACTGAAAGAGATGGATATTTAAACCTATAGTACAACACGTGGTATCAAACTGAACATTGCAACAGAACCCACTGAAAGAGATGGGTACCTAAACTTATAGTACAACACGTGGTATCAAACTGAACATTGCAACAGGACCCACTGAAAGAGATGGGTACCCAAACCTATAGTACAACACGTGGTATCAAACTGAACATTGCAACAGGACCCACTAAAAGAGATGGATACCTAAACCAATAGTACAAGAGCAcggtttgtttacactgtagtCAGCAGTAATTTAAAATTTCAACCGAACGTGTGGTAACAGTTTTGTTCTGAGAATCAGAGAATAGGTACTAAATTGTGGTTTTAGACAGTAGTAATGGGGCAGCTTACACTCAATATTTGACTCAATTGTGTAATTTTggttaaaagcatgaaacttggcacatagGCGCCTTGATCCATAATAAATATGTTCAGATATATAACCAAGTCAGGAGCGCCCCCTGGTGTGTagggaggatctacaaatgtCCCCCACCCATTCTAATGGACAGCTTACAATTATATTGTGCACACTTggttaaaaacatgaaacttggcacacaTATACCTTGACCCATTGCAAACGTTGTGAGATATGGACCCAAGTTAGGAGCTCCCCctggtaaaatgtgttgagtgcgtcgttaaataaaacatttccaatgTAGTCTGTAGTTATTTGTCACTAATAGATGTATGTAACGTAGTCTGTAGTTGTTTGtcactaatacatgtatgtaacgtAGCCTGTAGTTATTTGtcactaatacatgtatgtaacgtAGTCTGTCGTTATTTgtcactaatacatgtatatcgtaGTCTGTCGTTATTTGtcactaatacatgtatgtaacatagCCCGTAGTTAGTTTtcactaatacatgtatgtaacgtAGTCTGTAGTTATTTGtcactaatacatgtatgtaacgtAGTCTGCAGTTATTTGTCACAGTTATTTGtcactaatacatgtatgtaacgtAGTCTGCAGTTATTTGtcactaatacatgtatgtaacgtAGTCTGTAGTTATCtgtcattattacatgtacacgactggcatatcaaaggccgtggtatgtactaccctgtctgtgggatggtgcatataaaagatcacttgctgctaatcgaaaaagactagcccatgaagtggcgacagcgggtttcctctctccgtatctgtgtggtccttaaccatatgtctgacgccatataaccgtaaataaaatgtgttgagtacgtcgttaaataaaacttttctttctttctattacatgtatgtaacatagCGAAATATGACACCTTTAACTACATCTCAACTGTGGCGCAGAACTAAATAGGACACAAATTCCACTTGTTTGTCACTGTACAAAGACAGTGTTTACGTGACCATTGACGATGTCGGGTGACGGTCGGGTAGCTCTATTCATCTCCTTGGAGATGTATTGAATCAATACCTCCACTGTTGCTGACGTGTAACCCGAAAGAGAAAAATCGAATCTGTGTTATGAACTGGCTCTATTTTTACTGGCagtctaatattttattttagaaatacatTGTGCATATACTATCCGACACATGACGCTTTAATATACAAGGATAACTACACTGAAACCAGAAGCGTCATAGCATTATAGTATATCAATTACTCTGTACTGACAGTTACTTAAGTTGTAGACCTGGACGACTCTAGACACTGTATAACTGAACAAATGCCATTTTAGGAAAGAAAAGGATATGTAACAATCGATTAACACGCTTAATATCGGTTGCTGAGTTGAGATCTTTGGTCAAATGGGAGAGAGAATCCCTTACTGCTTAGCGCTCGCTTTATGcctggtcggtctgggatcgatccccatcggtgggtttattgggatatttctcgctccagccagtacatcacgactggtatatgaaaggccgtggtatgtgttaccctgtctgtggtatggtgcatataaaaaatcccttgctactaatggaaaaatgtagcaggtttcctctctaagactatgtcaaaattaccatatgtttgacgtccaatagccgatgattaatgtgctatagtggtgtcgttaaacaaaacaaacttttaaacttccAATATTATTTTTCAGGTAATTTAATAAAGTGTTTTTCCAAATTTAACATCTGGTTTTACTGTCAATaacaattttgttatataatctAATTAATGGGCAAAATGCAAAAAGCAAAATCATCTAATGAGCTGTcgtgttaaattatattgtaatgcGGAGGTGAACATGACATTTGCTCATACTAACCTAATCCTTTCATAGCCTTTCTCAACTTGGCTGCTGTTTTTTCTTCATTGAAAACAAACTCTTACTGCTTAGATAAGTGCGTGGGGTGACTACGCACCATTACCCCAACCCCATTTATGGTAGTTGTGTCAGTTGTTGAAAAGTAAGCTTATCATATTAGATCTACTTTAATCACCCcttcctaaaaaaaaacaacctacaaagtacaaattaattttgaagaTCCAATTAATCACCCCGCCGCGATTTCAGACTACGTAACAGGTGCCGTGATAGATTACTCTGTTGGGTTCATTTATACTCGTCCCAGCTTCAACGGAAAATGGAAGATATTTGGCAGGAGTTGTTTTTCTCTATTCTTCTTTTCTTAtcttacctttttttttaaaatgaaagatcTAACTTCTTAGAACTAATCTTCCCCACCCCGACCAAAGAAAGTTCTCCACCACATCCTTCCTTATTACTAACCTTCCCAgcagtaaagcgctcgcctgatgcgcggttggtctaggattgatccccgtcagtgggctcattgggctttttcttgttccaaccagtgcatcacgactggtataccaaaggccgcggtatgtgatattctgtctgtgggatggtgcatataaaatatcacttgctactaatcgaaaatgtagcgggtttcctctctaagaatatatgtcacaattaccaaatgtttgacatccaatagccgataattaataaattaatgttctcttgtggtgtcgttagacaaaacaaacttttactaaCCTTCCTCACCCCAACTAAAGAAAGTTCTTCACCACATCCATTCTAACTACTAACCTTCCTCACCCCGACTAAAGAAAGTTCTTCACCACATCCATTCTAACTACTAACCTTCCTCACCCCGACTAAAGAAAGTTCTTCACCACATCCATTCTAACTACTAACCTTCCTCACCCCGACTAAAGAAAGTTCTTCACCACATCCATTTTAACTACTAACCTTCCTCACTCCCACCAAAGAAAGTTCTTTACCACATC
The sequence above is drawn from the Gigantopelta aegis isolate Gae_Host chromosome 6, Gae_host_genome, whole genome shotgun sequence genome and encodes:
- the LOC121375749 gene encoding uncharacterized protein LOC121375749, whose protein sequence is MDHDTEYNDLGDTVRVRVRVPGLEPEGGSCCGSDSNAEPRAKNATFDGPHFEEKGYRVKVTVNKRSHEIAESNIENAIVPGECYSQVKTGFLLLFLKKKSPRQSWESTIRAGHL